In one window of Pagrus major chromosome 12, Pma_NU_1.0 DNA:
- the LOC141006172 gene encoding cyclin-dependent kinase 2-associated protein 1 isoform X2 — protein sequence MTLRGHLASEVGSLQSPSAANLATLQQSYRPLLSDYGPPSLGFSQGSSGSQVPQNKYAELLAIIEELGKEIRPTYAGSKSAMERLKRGIIHARGLVRECLAETERNARS from the exons TTGGAAGCCTCCAGTCTCCCTCAGCAGCTAACCTGGCCACGTTGCAGCAGTCCTACCGGCCGCTTCTGAGCGACTATGGACCTCCATCTCTGGGATTCTCACAG GGCTCCTCCGGTAGTCAAGTGCCTCAGAACAAATATGCAGAGCTGCTGGCCATCATCGAAGAGCTCGGAAAGGAGATCAGGCCCACGTATGCTGGAAGTAAGAGTGCAATGGAGAGACTGAAAAGAG GAATAATCCACGCCAGAGGGTTGGTGCGCGAGTGCTTGGCTGAGACGGAGAGAAACGCCAGGTCCTAG